A stretch of DNA from Spirosoma endbachense:
CTTAGCGGCCGTTTTAAACGAAGCCAAACACTGACATGAAATTTGAAACGCCTGCCGGAATCAATCCCATCGATCAGCTCAAGGTCATTGGCAAACCAACCGACCGCATCGAAGGCCCGTTGAAAACAACGGGAACGGCCAGATATGCCTACGAGCGTAACGACACTGTTTCCAATCCTGCTTATGGGTACGTCGTGGGCGCGGGCATTGCCAAAGGACGTATTAAGGCCATCGATCAGACAAAAGCCAAGGCGGCACCCGGTGTGCTGGCGATCGTGACGGCCGAGAGCGCCGGGCCACTCAAGACAGGAAAATTCTACGTTGACCGGCTGCTGGCCGGGCCGGATATCGACCATTACCACCAGGCCATCGCGGTGGTGGTGGCCGAGACCTTTGAGCAGGCACGCGCAGCAGCCTCGCTGCTGATAGTAAGCTACACCAAAACCAAAGGAGCCTACGATCTGGCAGCCGCCAAAGACTCAGGGGCCCTCCTCGACCGCCATCAGTGGGGCCCCCTCTCCAAAACGAACGTCGGCGATTTCGATGGGGCGTTTGCATCAGCCCCGGTCAAACTGGACGAAACCTACACCACCCCCGACCAGACTCACGCGATGATGGAACCTCACGCGACCATTGCCCAATGGGACGGGGATAAACTCACGTGTTGGTGCTGCATCCAACAACTCAACTGGGGGGCGCGCGACGTGGCTACCATTCTGGGTATCCCTACCGAGAACATTCGGCTGATCGCGACCTATATTGGCGGGGGTTTTGGCGGTAAGGGCACCGCCCTGTCCGACATCATTGCCGCTTCGCTAGCGGCCCGGGCTGCGGGTCGACCAGTGAAAGTAGCCCTGCCCCGACCGCTGATCGCCAATAATACGATCCATCGCCCGGCGACCATTCAACGCATTCGAATTGGCGCTACGGCCGACGGAACCATCACCGCCATTGGGCACGAAAGCTGGTCGGGGAATCTGTCCGGCGGGGGTGCCGAATCGGCCACCGCACCGACCCAGCTGATGTACGCAGGAGCCAACCGATTTATGCAAATGCGGCTGGCGGTGCTCGATCTGGCTGAAGGAAGTGCCATGCGGGCACCGGGAGAAGCCACCGGCATGATGGCCCTGGAAATTGCCATGGACGAAATGGCCGAAAAACTAAGCATGGACCCGGTGGCCTTTCGCATCAAAAACGACAGCCAGGTTGATCCCGAAAGACCCAATCGTAAATTTTCAACC
This window harbors:
- the paoC gene encoding aldehyde oxidoreductase molybdenum-binding subunit PaoC; translated protein: MKFETPAGINPIDQLKVIGKPTDRIEGPLKTTGTARYAYERNDTVSNPAYGYVVGAGIAKGRIKAIDQTKAKAAPGVLAIVTAESAGPLKTGKFYVDRLLAGPDIDHYHQAIAVVVAETFEQARAAASLLIVSYTKTKGAYDLAAAKDSGALLDRHQWGPLSKTNVGDFDGAFASAPVKLDETYTTPDQTHAMMEPHATIAQWDGDKLTCWCCIQQLNWGARDVATILGIPTENIRLIATYIGGGFGGKGTALSDIIAASLAARAAGRPVKVALPRPLIANNTIHRPATIQRIRIGATADGTITAIGHESWSGNLSGGGAESATAPTQLMYAGANRFMQMRLAVLDLAEGSAMRAPGEATGMMALEIAMDEMAEKLSMDPVAFRIKNDSQVDPERPNRKFSTRKLVECLQTGAGQFGWTKRQTKPGTVREGQWLIGLGVASAIRGAPIMRSAARVRLSREGIVTVETDMTDIGTGSYTIVGQTAAEMMGVGLDKVIVKLGDSSFPTSPGSAGQWGAASVTSGVYAACVKLREAVAKALGVSVDEAEFVGGQVRAGNRSYPLSDAAKAAELVAQDEMTYGTLSREYAQESFGAHFVEVGVNSYTGEIRVRRMLAVCHAGRILNPKAARSQVIGAMTMGVGAALMEELVVDKQVGFFVNHDLAGYEVPVHADIPHQDVILLEDLDPTMSPMKAKGIGELGIVGVAAAVANAVYNATGIRVRDYPITLDKLIGKLSLIS